The stretch of DNA GTGGCGGTTCGGAAAGTGAAAGCGGCGCTGGTCGAAACCCTGAAAACCTCGGGCTATATCCGGCCAGATGGCAGCCTGCCCAAACTGCCAGCGCTGTTGTTCAGCCTGGCCCAGACGGGCAATATCGGCGGGCATGGCGTCGACAAAATCTTGCTGGAAACGGGGATGAGCCTGCAATATGGAGATCCAGTGGGACTGCTCTGTGTCGTTCATCTGGTCATAGGCCAGATAGGCTGTCAGCCGGTGGCCCAGCGCATCCCAGGCCTGCACATTGACCGGCAAGAGCAGCACGAGGCAAAACAAAGACGCCAGTCGGTTGGGAAACATGGTGGGCTCCGGAAAAGCAGGGTCGCAGAAGTCAGGGACTTATCTTATCATGAGGTCTTCATGTGACCATGACAGTTGACCAAAAAAAAGCCCACGTGGTACGGGGATACACACGTGGGCGAGATCACCCATCAATGGAAAAGGGGAGAGTCAGTTCCATTTACCACATCAAACGGGGAAGTATTGATGCTTGACAGGAACATTGCATCAGGCGTGCCAACTTTTCTGTTATTCTCTCAGGTTGCTGTTTTATAAGGATATATGAATAGTTGTCGGTTATGGGTGATGGGGGCGCGCTGTTTATAAAGTGGGCTTATTTAGTTCTTTTATGATTATCTTTGCACTGCTCTGGTGCAGCAAGTAATGTCTATGAAAGTAAATGAACAGGAAGTCGAGCTGACTGCCATCAGGGCTCAGGGTGCCGGCGGCCAGAACGTTAACAAAGTCGCTTCGGCTATTCACTTACGTTTTGATATACCGGGTTCATCCCTGCCTGACTCTCTGAAAACGGCTCTTCTGGAATTGAAAGATCGCCGAATTTCATCGGATGGCGTGCTGATTATCAAGGCGCAACGCTTTCGCACCCAGGAAAAAAATCGAGAAGACGCTTTAGCCCGCCTGCAGGCTTTGGTGGACAAGGCGGGGGAAAAACAGCCGCCCCGTGTTCCGACAAAGATACCCAGGGCAGCGAAACGTAAACGTCTGGATAGCAAGCGTAAAGTTGCTACGATAAAATCCATGCGTTCCAAACCATCGCTTGACTGACTTTTCTTTGAAGGAAATCTTTATGCTGACCCCGTTTCATCTGGCAATACAGGTTCGTGACCTTGAAGAAGCCCGTGAGTTTTATGGAAACCGGTTGGGTCTGCCCCAGGGGCGAAGCTCTGATCACTGGATTGATTACAACCTGTTCGGACACCAGTTGGTGGTGCACCTGAATCCGAATATTGGCAGGGACGGGCAGGTAAATCAGCATGCCAACCATGTGGATGGTCACGGAGTGCCGGTGCCGCATTTCGGCGTGGTGCTGACAATGGATGATTGGGAGGTGTTTGCGGAGAAACTGCGCAAGCTCGGGACTCAGTTTGTTATTGAGCCGTACATACGCTTCAAGGGACAACCGGGTGAACAGGCGACACTGTTTTTTCTGGATCCGTCAGGCAACGCGCTGGAGTTCAAGGCATTTGCAGATATTGAATCGCAGCTCTTTGCAGTGTAGTTGACGCGGGGGACGGAGGCGGTCTACGTCCCCATTTAATTGATTGGTTAATCGCGTCTTGGTGGTGAGCGGGGTGACGGCCAATCAGGCCACGTTTATCCCTGGCGGGAATTTCCGATAAAGCGCGAAGCCTGTCTGAGTCCCGAGCGGCTATGCCGCGAGGTCGAGTTCTACAGCGCCGGAAATTCCCGCCAGGGATGTGGTCGGCCGTCACCCCGCTCACCACCAAGACGCTTTATCACTGCCAGTGGATGGGGACGTAGACCGCCTCCGTCCCCCGCGTTAACCTATCAGTAGACCTCAAACAGGCCTGCAGCACCCATGCCGCCGCCGACGCACATGGTGCAGACGACATACTTGGCGCCGCGTCGCTTGCCTTCGATCAAAGCGTGGCCGACCATGCGGGCGCCGCTCATGCCATAGGGGTGGCCGATAGAGATGGCGCCGCCGTTGACGTTCAGCAGCTCATTGGGGATACCCAGCTTATCGCGGCAGTACATGACCTGCACGGCAAAGGCTTCGTTCAGTTCCCACAGGCCGATATCGTCCATTTTCAGGCCGAAACGCTTCAGCAGTTTGGGAATGGCAAAGACCGGGCCGATGCCCATTTCGTCCGGATCACAACCGGCGACGGCCATACCGCGGTAGGCGCCCAGCGGTGTCAGGCCGCGCTGCTCGGCAAGTTTGCTGTCCATCAGAACACTGGCTGAGGCGCCGTCTGAGAGCTGGCTGGCGTTACCGGCTGTAATACAGCCGCCTTCGATGACCGGCTTGAGGCTGGACAGACCTTCGATGTTGGTTTCAGGACGGTTGCCTTCGTCTTTTTCCAGCTTCACGGTCTTGTAGCTGATTTCGCCGGTCTCTTTGTTCATGACACCCATGACAGATTCCATGGGGACTATTTCGTCATCAAACTTGCCGGCTGCCTGCGCGGCAGCGGTGCGCTGCTGACTTTGCAGGCTGTATTCATCCTGAGCTTCACGGCTGATACCGTAACGCTTGGCAACCACTTCGGCAGTCTGCAGCATTGGCATATAGGCGTGTTCTGACATGGCCAGTACATTCTGGTCAACTGTGCGGAACTTGTTTCGGTGATCGTTCTGGACCAGGCTGATGGATTCCAGGCCGGCACCGACGACGACATCCATGTTATCGGAAATGATCTGCTTGGCAGCGGTACAGATGGCCATCATGCCAGATGCGCACTGGCGGTCCATGCTCATGCCGGAAACTGTGTTCGGCAATCCTGCAGCCACTGAAGCGAGCCGACCAATGTTGTAGCCGGTTGTGCCCTGCTGAACCGCACAGCCCATAACCACATCATCGATCTCATCCAGCGCCACACCGGAGCGCTTGACAGCTTCCCGAATGGCGTGGGCACCCAGGGTCGGCCCCTCGGTATTGTTGAATGCGCCCCGGTAGGCCTTGCCAATCGGGGTACGGGCGGTTGCTACAATTACGGCTTCTCTCATCTCTGGTCCTTCTCTTGTTCGTCGTTAAAAAGTCATACTGAGCGTTTGTTCGGAGTCCAAGTGTAACGGAATATCTGAGTTTATTCATTATTCGTCGCTAAGTCTGTTGCTCTCTGCGCTCATTGAGTTAATCTTATGCGGCGAAAACAATAAAAATTAACCATTTGGCCCAGTGCCGGAGGTTTTCATGATCTCGATCAGCTTCAAGCGAGGGCCTTTAGTGGCCGCAATCAGCGGAGCAGCGTTGTTGTGCTCTGTCCTGACTGGCAATGGATATGCCCAATCTGCGCAGCCAGATTCTGCAACTGTCTCTGCTGCGACCATAGGTGAACGAGTGGGTGATTTTGCCTTGCTTGATCACAACGGCTATTTCCATCACATGAGCTGGTATGACAATCGCAAGGCGATCGTTTTTCTCGTCCAGACCAATGAATCCCGTTCATTCAGTAATGCATTGCCGCAGTTCCAGCGTCTGCAGGAACAGCACGGCACCGATTTCCAGTTTTTTATGCTGAATCCGCTGGGCGAGAGTCGAGCCTCTGTCTCTCAGTCCGTGGGATCTGCCGCAGATGATTTGCCCGTTCTTATAGACGACGCCCAGATAGTTGCGGAGTCCATGGGCATAACGGCAGCCGGCGAGGCGCTGATCTATGATCCGCGACGCTTTGAGCTTGTCTATCGCGGACCGGTTGGCGGGCTGCAAGATGCTCTGACTGAGCTGGCTGCAGGACAGACTGTATCTCAGCCTCAATTGGCTTTTGCAGGTGACCCGATTGCCTATCCAGCCCGCCAGCAAAACTTGACCCGGCAGGTTTCCTATACTCGCGAAGTCGCACCGATTCTTGCGGAGAACTGTGCAGCATGCCACAGGGAGGAGGGTATTGCTCCCTTCGCGCTGAATAACCACCGCATGGCTCAGGGCTGGTCGCCAATGATCAGAGAAGTCCTGATGACCAAACGCATGCCGCCGGGTCAGATTGATCCGCACGTTGGTGATTTTACTAACAGCTACACGCTTTCACCCGCTGACCAGCAAACGCTGGTGCACTGGATTGAGCAGGGCTCGCTGTTTGATGGTCCTGAAGATCCCCTGGCGCAGTTAACCTGGCCGGAGACTGAATGGGCCTTTGGTGAACCCGACCTGATTGTAAACGTGCCTCCGCAGGCAATCCCTGCAACAGGGGTGCTGGACTATATCAACGTTGTTGTGCCTTTCGAGGGTTTGACTGAGGATCGCTGGGTTCGCGCCAGTCAGTACATTGCGGGAGACAGAACGGTTCTGCACCATACCCTGAACAGCATCATCCCGCCGGAAGCTACAGGGCGTCAGCGCTTCCTGGGTGGCGGCAGTCCGGATGATCCGAGTATCACAGCCTACATTCCGGGTGCGGCACCTTATCATGAGCCGGAGAATACCGGTGGCCTGCTCAGAGCCGGATCGCAGCTCGCATTGCAGCTGCATTACACAACGAACGGACGGGAAACTGTCGATGCCAGCCAGATCGGTATCTGGTTTTACCCCGAAGGGTATGTGCCCGAGTACCGTATGTCAGGTCAGTGTGCGTGTATCTTTACCCCGGACTGGACACCGATTCCTCCTCATGATCCCAATTTTGAGCAATCGAAATCGGTGACTGTTCCGCGTGATGCCTATCTGCATGCTTTCTTGCCGCATATGCATTTCCGGGGCAAATACATGCGTTTTGAGGCGACCTATCCGG from Pseudohongiella spirulinae encodes:
- the arfB gene encoding alternative ribosome rescue aminoacyl-tRNA hydrolase ArfB, whose translation is MSMKVNEQEVELTAIRAQGAGGQNVNKVASAIHLRFDIPGSSLPDSLKTALLELKDRRISSDGVLIIKAQRFRTQEKNREDALARLQALVDKAGEKQPPRVPTKIPRAAKRKRLDSKRKVATIKSMRSKPSLD
- a CDS encoding VOC family protein, producing the protein MLTPFHLAIQVRDLEEAREFYGNRLGLPQGRSSDHWIDYNLFGHQLVVHLNPNIGRDGQVNQHANHVDGHGVPVPHFGVVLTMDDWEVFAEKLRKLGTQFVIEPYIRFKGQPGEQATLFFLDPSGNALEFKAFADIESQLFAV
- a CDS encoding acetyl-CoA C-acyltransferase; its protein translation is MREAVIVATARTPIGKAYRGAFNNTEGPTLGAHAIREAVKRSGVALDEIDDVVMGCAVQQGTTGYNIGRLASVAAGLPNTVSGMSMDRQCASGMMAICTAAKQIISDNMDVVVGAGLESISLVQNDHRNKFRTVDQNVLAMSEHAYMPMLQTAEVVAKRYGISREAQDEYSLQSQQRTAAAQAAGKFDDEIVPMESVMGVMNKETGEISYKTVKLEKDEGNRPETNIEGLSSLKPVIEGGCITAGNASQLSDGASASVLMDSKLAEQRGLTPLGAYRGMAVAGCDPDEMGIGPVFAIPKLLKRFGLKMDDIGLWELNEAFAVQVMYCRDKLGIPNELLNVNGGAISIGHPYGMSGARMVGHALIEGKRRGAKYVVCTMCVGGGMGAAGLFEVY